GTCGCCGGCATTTTGGATGATGCGAGCAACCTCTTCATTGCGTCCCGTATCGACAAAAGCGGCATTGCCCGTATCTTCGATCAAGAGCGTCACATACAGCTTTTTCATTTGAAAATCCTCCCAAAACCGTTCGTCGCTCAGTTCCCGCACGCGCTTTTCATCCAGGGGCACCCAAAGCGGTTGACCCCGAAGATCAATCTTGATGGTGCGGTCATGCGGATCGTCGTGGAAGGTCAGACCATCCACACCAGGCAAGTCACCAAATAGCGCCTTTACGCTCGCCTCGATTGTGCAAATGGCATGGTCCTCCTTACTACTGAGCCCCCCTTCGTGAGCGCTCAGCCGCGCCAAAATGCAATGTTGCGCCGCGAGCTCTCGCATCTGCTCCTGCAATTGCAACGCGGCCGAGAGCGATAGCCCAGTCCCTTCGCGCAGCGCCTCCACGAATTGCCGCTGATTCTCTGCGAGGTTTGCCATCCGCGCGGCATCGCCGACCGCTTGTATCTGCCCGATCAACTCAAGAGACTCGTCACATTGCTCTTGGGCATACTCTTGGAAGTCGCATACAACAAACGGCCCTTCTTCCGGGCACGCTTTCATGAGCTCCGCCATCGCATATTCGGCTCCTGTCTTGGAGAGAAGGGTCACGCCCTCGAAGTCGGGGTCCGGCAATTTCAGGCTTAGGGATGTCTTACCGTTCGCATATAGTCTGCCAAACGCGCGGCCATGCTTATCCAGCACGATAAGGCGGTTCGTGGTGAGTACGTTGGGAGGCCGGTTGGCGGCTTCTTGCCACGCATTTGCGTGCTGTCGCAGTGTGGCGATGGTCTCAGTGCGAAGGTCTTCGGTGTCCTTCACCACGAGCGTCTCGCCGTCCATGTCGAAGGAAAGCTGGACGGTCTCTCCAAGCTGATTTTTCACCTGCACATGCTTATGGCTCTCGACTAGCTCCGCCAATTGATCCTCTGGGACGTTGGCGCCATGGGCGGTCAAGCCGTCTTCATCCCGCGTCGTCTGCACCACCACCGGCTTTCCGTCCACCAGCCAGAAGCCGTCTTTGCCTTGCGAGATCTCCATACGAATTCCTTGCTCGTTCATAAAATAAGCGCGCACCTGCGCTGACTCTTCGGGCGACAACCGGCGAACATTCTGGATGTCCCAGACAAAGACGCTTGAAGGCGAAGCCCAATCGTCGTTCTCCCATACTTGGATCCCCCCGTACCCAAGCTGCCGCGCCGCTTGAGGAAGCGGAAGCTCGTCGGCCAGGAAGTAGTCCACGAAAGGCTTTCCGCGCTGCGCGGATTCCAGCGCTTCGGTCAGTCTCTCGCGATCCTGCTCAAACAATCCTGGGTGCTCCAACGCCCTGGTCAGAATCGACTCGGCGACATCTTTGTCTGTGGTGTCCGCTATGCGTACCTGACCCAGGTCATAGACCTCGACGCCGGCGTTGGTCGGATCGAAATAGGTGCTACTTCCCTGCGTGGAAAAATAGGCACCATTGGGGCCTATATCGCCGCGCCTGACGCCCAGCAGACCCACAGAACGTGGAAGTTCAAAAGCCATCGCGTCACTGCATCACAGATGCCGACGTGCCGCCCAGATAGCTGGCATATAGCCGGAGCACATCATCCAGGCGCCGCAAGCTGCTTTCGTCCACCTTCGCGTCGAAGTTGTAGTCCATATCGGCTTCTGACACCACATTGAGCAACACTTCCTCGTCATCGAGCACCACCGTCGCGTAGAGGACGTTGCGCGCTTCATCCCCTTCGCGCTGGAGCAGCCCGAACTCGATGACGTTATCTCGATGGCTCAGGGTCGCCGAGAGACTGGACTCATCCGGCGAACGGCGGACCACCCATTGACGTCCGAACTCCCGCACACCGTCGGGGCGCACGATCACCTCTTCGTCTTTCTCCTCGCCTGGTCCAGGCAGCGAGCTCATAAACGACAGGACGTGCTCCCGCACCATCCGGCAGGTTGCTGCGGTCATGTTGATGCTCCTTCGCAAAAAAGGCGCGACCCGTCAAAGACGAGTGCCGCGCCCGATTGATGTTCCAGTTTGGCGATCGCAACATCCAACGGATGCCCTTCAAGCCATGATGATCGCTGGTGATAAAGCCGCACGAAAGCGGCCAACCCGTCCAGGGTGTCGAACTGTTGCGCCCGCGACGCTCCCAAGCTCACCAGCTCGATAGGTAGGCCAAGGTCGAACAGGTAACGCACCGTCTGCTGCGGCGCGCGCGCTTGTATTTCAGCGTGAGTTTCCCCAAGTACTGTGGGCTGCATTTCAGCGGTCACCACAAGGAGGCGACTCGTATCCGCGCACATTGATCGCGCGAAAGTCCCGGCCACAAGGTGCCCGCCTGCGCAGGCAAAGGCTCGTGTACGGCACAAGGCCTTCCCCAGCCCTGCCGCCTCGTACTCGGGCAAGGCAAGCTCAACGATTGGGGTGCCAGGCAGCGTGGGCAAGTTTTGGCCAGGCGGAATCCAGGCCGACATCGCCTTCGCGCTTAGTTGTGGGCCAAGCAGATCCGTTCCCATGAGCCACCATTTCTTAGCATGGCCGCATGTTAACTCACATGGACATCAAAAAACAATTTTTTTGACGGGTCAGATTGACACACTACCGACGAGGCCCCGCCGTTTTTTAGAATAGCAGCGGGCCAGCAACCCACACCAAGGCATAAAGCGCACCCCCACCACAATATATGTGCTGGGGGTCTCCCTCCGGCTCAGCGCTCACTGCGAACAGCACGGCAAGCAGCGACGTGCCCACGCCAAAGAGCGCGGCTGGCAGATTCATGTTCATCCTTGATTCGACGGTGGGTGGCCCCGCATAACGTCCGCTTGTCCGGACGCTATGGTTCAAACTCCTGACGCTCAGCAGGAGCGATATCCCACACGTCATCGAGCACGGCTGTCGATGCAAGCGTTTCCTCGGCGTTCATGACGTGGGTCTGCGGCGCCCGATCAATCGCCTCTACTGTGCGCCATAGCTGTTTTCCCAGAGCTGCGGAAACGCTATCCTGGCCCGCTGAGCCGATGGCTCTCACACCAGCGCTGATGAGCGTCTCCGCGCGGCAACCCGCTTCGACGCCAAGTGCGGCCTCTACGGTTTCTATCGTCCGCGATGCACGCGCAAGCACCGCGTAGGTGTGCCCGGCCAGCCAACCCACATCTGGCGTATGCCCCACTTGGACCGATTGCTCTAGATGCTGCGCAACATCGCGTAGATAGGTTTCGTAATCCACGATGGCGCCATTAAGGAACACGGCGGCCGCACCGGCATAGCCTCGCACGCCAGTGGTTTCGTCACCCTCTTCCTTCAGGCGAGCATAAAGCTCCAGAACGGCCGCTATAACTGCACTGCGCTTGCGCGAGCTGCGCTCTTCCGGATCCTCGCTATCCCCGTTTGCCGCCGTGAATGCCTCTGCGAGCCTATCGCGGCATTCGGCGAGCACCCGCATCACATAGCCGTCCTGAGCAAAGAGCAATACATCCCGATCAAACGCCCCGCTACGTTCCGCGTCCTGCAGGTCCGCGATCACAAGCTCCTTTAGGAAGGGCTGGTAAACGGGGGTAGGACATTTGCGATCCGGTTCCATGTCCCCTCTACCTTCCCAGGCTAAGGCCCCCGGTGCCCATCACGGCGCGACGGTTGTCCATCGCCCCTGCCGGGATCGCCGGCACATCATCGCGCGCGGGCCGCTCCATGCTCTCGGGCAGGACGTAACCCATCTGCTCGACTGCCAGCGCATATACCCGCACCAGGTCGTGCCGCAGGTGGAAGATGACGCCTTCAAACACATCGGTGACGTAAGGCGCAACCTCGGAAAAAGCTCGGGGCTTCACCGGAATCGCATGCACCGGAAATACCGGATTCGGTGCGCCGAGCTCAAACTCATAACCGCAGCCACCCATGCCAAGACGGCGCGACAGCGAATCTGCCATGACCAAGGCACAAGGCAAGGCGATTTCGGCTACATCACTGGCGAAAAGCCGCCCACCGTCATAAATGAAATTTGCCCCAGCTTTGATTTTTTGGTCAGCCAAGCCCGTCATCAGCGCTGTCAGTTGCGCGCCCAATCCTACGTGTGAATCCATAATCCTCACCAGTTTCAGCGTCTCTTCTGAGACTCGACAATGAGCTCCGACATCTCGGATACTCGTTCAAGCGTCCTCGAATGGGCCTCGATAACATGGTCATACGACATGCCACCAAGGCGCTCGTACTGCGCGATCATGATGGACCGATCCACCGGCGCCATCGACCGCAGGCGCATTACGTCCCGCGCGGCGTGGTGCTTGTAGACTTCACACATCAGCCCGACGCTCACACCGTAAAGACGTTGGAGCACAGACTGCCTGGTGAACTCGATCGCGTCGGAGGGAGTCAGCATGTTTGCGTGCTTCTCCGCTTCGGCCACCACAGCCAGCAACAAACGATTTACCAGGGCCTCATGGTCGGCTTGGTAGTAGTCAAAGAGATTGACCAGCCCATAGACCTTCGGCAAAGCCTCCATCGCGCATAGCTTGCGCGCGCGCTCAAGATCAGGCGCCTCGGGGTATCCGACCATCACCCCGATGGCCTGATGGTTCACGACCTGCTCGAAAAGCCGCAGTAGCACCGGTTTGGATAGCGAACGGCTCTTGCCAGGAGCAAGTTGGGCCCACTTCCATTCCTCTGTCACAACATCCAACGCAATGTTGGTCAAAGCGTTGAAGGCGGGCGCAAAGTCGCTGCTATCGGAACGGACACCAAGCAAGCCGAGCCCAGCCTCGCGAATGGAGGCGACACGATCCATTATGGAATCCAAACTGCGCAGCAGATCGGCATCGATCACGTCACCGCTCATCGCCGTGGCCATGCCCACGACGCGCGACGCGAGTTTGATTCCGGCGCACCGGCGCCGCGTCTCGGCCGCAGCGATCCGACGAACCTCGTCGTCATCGACCTGGACGATTGTGCTGTCATCGTCCAGCGTCTGATCAAGGCCATACAGCGCCTGGGGATCAAAGTTGGTCACAACAACTCCACCACTGAATCAAAACGTATCATTTGATACTTTATATGAATTTATCAGTTCTTTTCTGTTTATCGGCTTACGGAAGGCCTTCTTAAATTTGTCTGCTTTCCAAGACAAAGCGCCCATATTCCCCGAACTTGGCCCTTACTGAGACAATTTGGCCCACATCATCACTCCAACGCACGTTACAAAAAAAATCACAAGTATGTTGAATTGATACCGCATCCATAGCTGCCGACATGCCCAGCGCAGCGGCCTGGCCCGAGCAGCCTCAATTTCGGCCACCAAGTCGCGACGGACGCGCTCCAGGCGATTGTTGCTATACGACAGGTCTTTTATCTGCGCGCAGCCGTGCCGGAGATACTCCACTAAGCCCCATTCCTCAATGTTCTCGCCCCATACCTCCGGGGCAACGGGGGTCAGCTGCGCAGCGACCATCGTGGAGAGCGATACCCCAGATCGACGGTCTGGGGTGTATTCGAAGACGATGCCGAATTGCTCATATAAGCGGTTCCTCCGCTCACGATTCTCGTCGGACCCATCCACAGTCGATAGCGAAATCTGGCGCACTTGCGCTGTCGGCCATTGCTTGGCCCAGCGCACCACCTCGTCAAGCAGGTATGTGCCGATGTGAGCGCCACGGGGAATCCCCTCGCCATTGACCATCACGCTGCCGCCCGTGATGCTTACTCTTCCTGACCCGTCGGGAGACCAATCCCATCTCCCCATAAAACGGTGGTTGTTGAATCCCCCGCGCGCCCCATCAAGCGCCACATAGGAAAGCGTAATCGCCGCGTGATGCTCGCTGCGGGACTCTTCGCGGTACACCAGCAAACGACATTGAATGCGGCTTGGCTCCTTTCGATCCCTTACCACCAGCACTCTCGCCGACGGTGGCATTTCATCGCTGGATCGGCCACGCCAGTTTTTCCAGAACAGGAGCGACATGCCCGCGCCCTCAAATGAATTGACCGTAGGAGCCGAGCACGTATTCGGCTTGCCGATCCACGCAGATCCAGCGACGCCCCAACCTTTCGGCGGCAAGTCCTACCTTGCACCGACCGGCCAGGCAATCGACAACCAGTTGGCCCCTCTCCGTCAAAAACTCGATGAGAAACTGAGCCAGGCGCACGGGCATCGATGCGCCATGAGTGGCCAGGCCATGCTCCGCGCAATACCGGCGATACGCGGCGTCACGATCGTCTGCACAGCGCGCAAATTCAAGGACATTCTTCGGAATTCTTCCTTCGGTTTGCCTGGAATACGCCCCCACGCGCTTTCTATAGGCGCCGTCGGAATGCACCGCGCCTGCCTTTATCCCGCCCGCCCGCACGAAGCGGGAGTGCTGCTCGCTATGCGGCTCCAAAACCCTCCGGTTGTCCGCGAGAACGCGGTCCGGATCGTTGGTAAGCCAGTACACGGGCTCATATGCCGTATTGAGCTGCACGCGCTTCTTGCTCGCCCATGCGACCGGGCCAGGTGGCTTGGGAGAAGTCCAAATGATCTCGTCCATCTTGTACAAGCCCAGGCGAGCGTGCAACGCCAGTATCAACCGTTCCCGATACAGCGAACGTGCCGGCGACCTCTGCATGAAAACGTCATTGCCGACGTTCAAGCAAATGGATCCGCCTTGCACCAGGTTGCGCACGACAGGCTCAAGAACCTTGCACAGCCAATCGACATAGCGCGATTCGGGCACATTGCCATAGGCGCGTGGCTGTGCAAGTGGATATGGCGGCGATGTCACGATCAAGTGGATGGGCTCCGAGATCTTCGTGAAGAAATGCTCGCACGATGAAATAACAGCGATACCCAGCTCCGTCGAAAAGCCGAGGATAGCGGCGCCATCGGCAATCAACGGCAGTCCGCTTCCGTCAATGCCCTTTCCTGTCAATTGCCACAAACCACGCTGGCCTGCAGGTTCAATTACCCCGGCATGCTTTAACGTCTGCTGATACCACCGCACGCGGCGTTTCAAGAGACTCACGGGGGACTGCGCCTGGCCCACAGGCCGCCGCTCCTCAAAAGCCTCGCTACTGATACCTGTTGCCCTCGCCACAGCGTCGTAAAGACGCTCCTGGCTCACGGGTTCACCGGCCTGCACGTAAGTCTCAGCCACCGCCGCGAAGAGATTCAAATCCTTCACTCTAGCCCCTTAATCAAAGAAGGTATTCTGAAAATAAGGTTGATGGATGTTCTAGCGGCGGTCCCGCAGCCACCACTCCCGCCCAGGTGCCCATTCCTTTTCTGGAACAGGCGGGGCGTCTATGCGTTGATATTGCTGACGCCCCATCCACTCGTAGTCGTCGCAGGTTTCGAGAAAAACGAACTTCCCTTCTGAATGAAGAAACGCAGGCATCTTCGGTGCTGGGTCTTCCCGGAACGGACCGCTCACGATGGCGATATTGTCCACTTCGCTGGCTTCCGAATTTGCCGCGATGCAGATTGGTGTATCAGGGCTTACGCCCGACTTCAGCAGCGCATCAAGATAGTCACGCAATTGTTGGACGTTCATTTTTAAGCTTCCATGAAAGAACTACGCCTTTTACAAGCGGCTTTTTTTGTATACCGTCCATAGAATGCGGCACGCCGCGCACTCGCTGGCGTTTCATATCCGGGCACCCGCCCATCAGATCCCGGCGTCTCGCAGGGCAACGCACTGCTTCGTCGTAAGGGATTCTTCCGCGACCGTTTCGAGACCTTCGTAGACCATCACGGCCCAGATGTCGGCAAGGAGGCCAACCACCGGGCCCACCGAAACGCCATCGCCAGGGCCTTCACGCTCGCCCCAATACGCCAATGCGAGCTGAATCTGATTCAGCGTGTACTGCATGCGTCCTCCCGCAGAAACGCTGCTACACCGCACTTGTCAAAACCGTGCTTTGCCTCCCACTGGCGCGCTGCCGATTCCAGCACACCATGCTTGTCGACTTGGCTCAAGGTTCCACCCCAATCGCGGATGGCATCGATAGTCCTCCCGATAGCGAAAGCGCCTTTCGCCGCACCATCGGCCCTGGCGTCCCCGTACTCCTGAATGCACGCGATGATGTGCTCCGGTACGCGAGGCCGTTTGTCGTCCTGGGCAACGGGATTCGGCTCTATCTGGCGTTGTTGCAACAAGCGGGCCTCATGAGGCCCGCCGTCGCCGGTCCCCTCCATCGGATCGACACCGATCACTTCGACATCACGTTTGTCAGAAGCTTCCATCACAAGAGGACGGAG
This genomic interval from Bordetella flabilis contains the following:
- a CDS encoding site-specific DNA-methyltransferase; translation: MKDLNLFAAVAETYVQAGEPVSQERLYDAVARATGISSEAFEERRPVGQAQSPVSLLKRRVRWYQQTLKHAGVIEPAGQRGLWQLTGKGIDGSGLPLIADGAAILGFSTELGIAVISSCEHFFTKISEPIHLIVTSPPYPLAQPRAYGNVPESRYVDWLCKVLEPVVRNLVQGGSICLNVGNDVFMQRSPARSLYRERLILALHARLGLYKMDEIIWTSPKPPGPVAWASKKRVQLNTAYEPVYWLTNDPDRVLADNRRVLEPHSEQHSRFVRAGGIKAGAVHSDGAYRKRVGAYSRQTEGRIPKNVLEFARCADDRDAAYRRYCAEHGLATHGASMPVRLAQFLIEFLTERGQLVVDCLAGRCKVGLAAERLGRRWICVDRQAEYVLGSYGQFI
- a CDS encoding DUF3717 domain-containing protein — protein: MQYTLNQIQLALAYWGEREGPGDGVSVGPVVGLLADIWAVMVYEGLETVAEESLTTKQCVALRDAGI